The Poseidonibacter lekithochrous region TATTAGATACAGAAGTATCATCTACACATACTAAGTCATCACTTTCAATAGTTGCTACATGATCACCTTTAATATTATTCATTCCAGCGATAATATCATCTGTCTCTTCATTTATTGATATCATTCTTGCAGCATATTGAGATAAAGTATCTGCATTCTCATTTGCTTTTAAAGCATTTGAATAATCAATAACAAAAAAGAACATTGTTACAAAAGACATAAATATTACAATCCATAAAACAATTTGTTCAACTACTGCATTTTTTAAATTATTTACTTTTTTAGTTTTCATTATCTACCAACTTTTTTGATAGCATATTTGTAAGTAGTCTCTTTAACTACATTTTTACTAACATATAATCCATCACAAGTTTTATACCAATGATTTAGTTTCTCTATATATGGAATAATTGTATTTCTCTGAACTATTCTTTTATATGCAGATTTAGTACTTCCTTCTTCTCTTAAGTAGAATTTACTTGCAGTACCTATTAATAGTTTATTTTTAATTCCAGCACAAATCTTTTTAGGGTTTACTACAATCTCAACACTTTTTGTTTTACTATCACTATCTTTTTCATCATTTGTATAATCAATAATTGCACTTTTTCTAACAATAGTTGTTTTGGGAACATACCATTTATATTTATATACTTTAGGTTTATAAACTTTTTTTGCTGTAATGACTTTATTTTCTACAATTTTAATAGCTTCTTTAATAGGCATTTTGTCCACGGGTTCAATTTGAATAGATTCTTTTGTTTTTACCATCCATAGTTGATTGCCTTTGTTAAAATCAGAAAGAAGAGTAATTAAAACTTGTGGTTCAATATCTAATATAACCTCATCAGACTTTACATCTAATACTTCTTCTGTGATTTTCTTTTTGATTACTTTTTTTACTTTTTGTTTTGTAATAGTTTCTGATTCTGTAAATCCATTTCTAATAAAACCTAAAATCTTAATATTTTTAGATACATATTGTGTTTCATAATCAAGATATTTTCCTTTTTTATCTTGAGTACCTGCTTTTGGATATACAGAGATAATATTAATCACATCCCCTTGAACTAAAGAGTAGTTTGGATTTTTGAACATATTGAATTTCATATTGTAACTACTGTTTTTATAGTCAAGTACCTTAGCTCTACTTTTTTCAATTTTTGTATTTAGTTTTTGTTTTAAGAAAACCTCATTTTTATAGATTCTCTCTTTTGTATATTTACCAAGAATTTCGCTTTTTAATAAGGGTTTATTTAATATGAATTGTTTTGCAACTTTTGTTTTTGCTAGATGACTAACTGTTAATAAAGTATTTCTTTTTATATCATCTTTAGCTATAAAAATTGTAACTAACTGGTTTTTACTTTTCATAACTTTTTTGTTTTTATTATAAAAATAAAATGCTGCACCTACTGCTGAAAACAGTAAAGAGGCTAGTATTAATATAATTATAATTTGTCTATTTAATTGCATATCTTGTCCTTATTAAATTTATATTCCCATTGTTAGTGTTCCACCCATAATTGGGAATACAACAAATGCCCCAAATGCAGGTAAAACAAACAAGAAGATTATCAACATTAAATACATATTTAAAGTATTTACTTTCCCTTTGATTTTATAAAACTTAGTTTTTCTCATTTCATCAGATTGCATAGCAAAGATATTCTTCACCCCAATTCCTGTTTCTTCACTAAGTATTAAAAAATCAATAATTTTATCAAGCTCTTTACTATCAACTCTATTTTTTAGATTTTCATAAGCTACTTTTGTAGAGTAGTTTGTCATTTCATACTCTAAAATAGAAATCTCTTTTAATAACTCTGGATCAATAATTCCTTGAGCTCTTCGTGATACTTCAAAAAAGGCATTTTTTAAACTACCCCCTGCTTCTAAAATTACATTTACTAAATCAAGAAATATTCCTAAGTCTCTATCTATTTTTTCAATTCTTTCAGCTTTTGAAATACCTAAATACATTTTCCCACCAAAAACAATACATAAAACACCAACTACTACACTAATAATTCCTACCATCATTGAGAAAATAAAAGGTAACACACCCATAATAATTAAACCAATCAAAGCAAATAATAATCTAGCTTCTATATACTCTTTATAAGTAATACCTGCTTGGATTAGTTTTATGGTTAAATCATTATTCTTTTTCTTTGTATGTTGTTCTTCTATAATTGCTTTATTATCTAGTTTTGATAATAAAACAATATTTTGTTGTTGTTTTTTTCTTTGTATTAAAAGTAAAACAACAAGAATAAGAACCCCTAATAACAAAGGAGTTAAAGTATAAGTCATTAATGTAGTATTCATTATTTTATCTTTGTTAATAAACTATTTATAAAAAGCCCAAAGGCAACCCAAACAATAATAAAAAACATTTGTAGTTTTCCAGTATCGCTACCAAAGAAATGTGCATTAAGAGAATTATTTAAAGCATTATTCATCATTAAATATGTAAATACAATAAGAGCAATAATCATATATGTTCCTACTTTTATCTCTTTTGTTGAAGATGTAATCTCTTGTTTAATCTCTCCTTGGTCATGTAATGTTTTTCGCAGTTTCTCTAAAGTATTAGAAAACTTCCCACCAGATTTTCTACCAATAGAAATAGTTAGGTAAAAGATTCTAAGTTCTCTTGATTCAACAAGTTTAAACATCTTCTCAAAACACTTATCTTCACCAATTACTGATTTCTCATTAATATAAATATTAAATATTTTTTGTGCTAGTTTAGATTTTGAAGTAATAATTGATTTTTTTAAAGCTTGTTCAAACCCAACCCCACTTTTCATCATACTTGTTACTTTGTCGATAATCTCTTTTAGTGAAAAATTAAACTCTTCTTCTCTTACCTTTATGATTTTTACTAAAAATAAATAAGGGAAAAACATAAAAATAAACAAAGTACAAACGAATATGATTTTTGATTTGGCAACTAAAAAGATAAAAGAACTAGCAAGTATTCCAAAACCAATACATATAAATATAAAAATATATTCAGCCCCATTAGCTGTAAAGCCAGCAAATCTAAGTTTCTTTCTTAACCATGATGTTTCAGCATCAAAATTATTATCCGTTCTATTTTTATCTAAGATCTTGCTATTAGTATTAATTAAAGTATTAATGATTATCTTTTGTTGGTTCATTTTTATATAAAATGAATATAAATAAAAAGATAATACAACTAATAAAATAGGTATTACTACAATAAAAAATAGAACTAAAGAATCCATGACTTACTCTTTTCTCATTTTTTGGAAATGTGGCCATTTATGTAGAAGTTGAGAATCTCTATCTAAGAATACATCTAAATATTCGTCTTTCCATCCACACATAACAGAAGGTAAATCTGTTTCAAGAGCTTCGATTAACATTGACTTTGGCATATCAAAGTTTGGATCAAATACTCTTTTATCAATATCAACTCCAAACATATTCATCTGATCAATTGTTCTTGTTGGAGTAGCTAGGGTTTGAAATTCCCCTTTTGTTTTTTTCATATCACTTGTATCTCTTTTAAATTCAAATACATTATTAAGAGCAACTACTCCATTATCTTCCATTCGTCTCTCAATCTCAGATACTGTAATCAGTTTTCTAGTACCATCTGGGAATCTAACTAATTGAATAATCACATCAATTGCAGATACCATTTGTGTTCTAATAAAATTAATATTAGCACTTGGTCGTGCTTCTAGATACATATTCTCAATTCTTACTAATGCTTCTTTTGTATTATCAGCATGAACTGTAGTCATTGAACCTGGATGCCCTGTATTCATGGCATTTAACATTACTACAATCTCAGGTCCTCTACACTCACCTACAATAATTCTTCTTGGACTTGATCTAAGGGCTGATCTTAATAAGTAATCTAAAGTAATAGCACCTTTACCTTCTTCATTTGGCATTCTTGCTTCATAAGATCTAATTGAATGACATGGCATTTGAGGTTGCATCTCTTTTGTATCTTCAATAACCATTAATTGTTCATTTCCATCTACAAATCTAGTTAATGCATTTAAAAATGTAGTTTTACCACTTGATGTACCACCAGAGACAATAATATTACATTTTCCTTTTGCAGCTTTTACTAGGAAATATGCCATTTTCATATCCATTTGCCCTGAGTCTATTAACATTTCTAAAAGTAAAGGGATTTCATTAAACTTTCTTATAGTTACACATGAACCATCATTAGCAGCAATTGGTGGGATTTGAACTTCTACTCTTGAACCATCATTTAATTTACTTGAAATAATAGGATGTGCTTCATCAATTTTTCTATTATTCTCAGCAAGCATTTTGTCAATAATTTTTCTTAATTCATCTTCACTTCTAAAAGAAAATGGAGTCTCTTCTGTTTTACCTTTATAAATAATGTCAATATAGTCTTTCGTATTTACAATAACATCATTCAATCCATCTTTTGCTAGATTAAAAATTGTAGAAATATGCCCATATCCAACAATATTATTAATAACTAACTCTTTAATATCATCTAAATGTTCTCTTTTTAAAGTTCTAACTTCATTATTAAAAGAGGAAATAAACTCGGGTAAAACCTCTTCTAAACTCTCTTTTGTAATTTTTTGGTCTGATTTTAGATTCATTAAGAAACTATCATTAATTCGTAAAGCCAAATCATATAACTCTTTATTTGTATATATATCTGAGAATTCAAGTTCAGAATTCACTACTTGTTTTTTAACTTTATTGATTTTTTCTTTTGTTTCTTCAATTTCATCAACTTCAACTACATCATTAATAATCTCATCTTTTAAGGTAATTGAGTTAGTTTCTTGATCTTCAATTAAGTCTCTTAAATTTCTCATTTTTTACTCTTTTTAAACATAGTAGAAAACCAGCTTTCTTTCTTTTTCACTTCTTTTAAATCTTTATTGTAAAAACTTTTTGATTCTAATATAGAGTCAAGCTTTTTAATAAATAAAGACTCTTTTGCTTTTTGGCTAGCTAATTCACAATAAGTCCAACATTTCCCTAAACTTTGGTAATCATTTGGAATTTTAAAATCATCAAATTGGATTTTATCATCACTATTCATATTTAATATTGAAGTAACATCCCCAACTGAAATTGCATTTTGTGAATCATATCTATTTACAATAAATGATATTTTCTCTTTTAATCCAGCTCTTTTCATTAGAGAATAAAATGTTTTAACTTTTGTAATATGTGGTAAGTTCATCTCTGTTACTAACCATAATTCATTTACAATATCATAAATAGTTGATTTTAAATTTGAAGCATCAGCAATACCAACATCTATAATTATAAAGTTAAAATAATCACTTGAAGAAGAAATATATTCTAGAAGTTTTTCTATAAAAATATCTTTTTCTATATACTCTTTATCAATATGTTTTTGAATTCCAGTAATACAATAGAAATTCTCTCTTATTTTATGTAAACCATTTTCAAGATTATTCTCCAAATGGAATTCACTTGTGTTAATTAAATCAATAATAGTTTTTTCAGGTAAAGGATTATTCTCTAAAAATAGATTACTTATTGCTTTTGTTGTTGATAAATCAATATATAAAATATTTTTATCTGGTAATTTTGTAGCTAATAAATCCGACATATTCATAGCAATTGTTGTAGTTCCAATTCCCCCAGAAATACCACTCAAAGCTAAAATTTTATTCCCATATTTATTTTTATTAATTAGATTATTTCTTGTATTTACAATAATTGATTTAATATTCTCAGCTTTAAATTCATTTATTGGAATATAGTTTTGAATTCCTAATTTTCCACAATACATTGATAAATAGTGGTCATTTGGACCAATTACAATAATAAGTTCATTTAGATGTTTTATAGAGTTCTCATAATTTTTTATACTTTTTTCGTCATCAATTAAATATACAATAATATGTTTTGTATCTTTAGATTTTATTTCACTTAAATGTTTTTCAATACTTGTATCAATAAACACATCAACATTAAAAAGCCCCTCTAGTCCAGCTTTTAGATTTTTTGCAAACACATCTAATTGTTCATCATGGAATAAATAGATATTAAATGAAATATCAGAACCTAATAGTTTTTTTTCTAATTCTCTTTGAAATTCTAAATATTTTCTAATTTTTTTAAGTAGCTTTCTCAAAATAGCAGTTGATTTTAGTTTTTCATAAAGTACAATATACCCATACACTATTTTATTTTTTCTAAGTACTAATTTATAGCTTTTATTTTTAACTTGAGGTTCTTCAACTCTTTCACCATCTTTTGTAATAGTAAATTTATAAAAGAAATCATTGTATTCATAATTATATTTATAATATGAAATCTTTTCTAAATTGGCTAAATCAGTGAATAACTCTAACATCTCAAATATTTGATTATGAATATGAGAGTTTTCTTTATTTAATTCTAGTTTTTTTTCAAAGTCATCTAAAGTCATATTTTTTCCTATTTATGGTGAAACATCAATGCCATCTTCAATGTCCACAGTATCTACACTTCGAGGAACTCTCACTTTTGTAGTATCTAAATTAATATCATTAAAATCTTTATCTCCACCATTTGGTAAATCTTCCATTGTAATAATATATTCATCATTTGGATCATTTGCAAAATCTATATCATTAGTAGCAGCATAAGTAACCCAATCATCCCAGTTAGCATCTCTAGTACTATATTCTCTACATCTTCCTCTTCTATATCGTGAACAATATGTAATATCTTGGGATACATATTGTTTATATAAATCAAAATATGTTTTTCCAACCTCATGCATATGATCATAACCATCATCAGTATTAAACTCCGTATCTTGAAAATAGACATCTCCTGAGTCAATATTTTCATCAATATTTACAGAAGGTATTTCTCCTTCACATCCATTAATTGATATTGAACTATTTAAAGTACTTGTTCTATTACCAAATCTATCGTAACCATCAGGGATAATAAAAAATCGAGTATCAAGGTTAGTATATGAACCAAGTTCATCCCCTACTTCATGGTCTTCTTTATTTACTAAAACTAAAGCAGGATTAGAAAAACATCTACTATCATCTAATTCATAAGTACCAATCATATTGTGATAACCAGCATTTGAACCACCATATCTCATAACAATAGAAATAATGTCTGATTCATCTTTTGTAACATATTCTGTCCAATTAACAGAAGGTAAATTAAACTCATCTTTATCAATAAATTTAAACCAAAAGTTATCTTGTTTATATCCTGCAATTGTTGAAGTAACTACATTTGGTAAACCATCTGCATCTAAATCTCTCCAAACATATGAGATAAAATTGTTATCAATTAATTCTTGTCCTATTTTTGTTTCACTAAGTATGTCATTAGCGATAACTTCAGCAGCTTCCATATCTTCATTATACATATAATGTTTTGCTAAAGCTCTAGTTGTAAGTTTAGTAATTTCTTGAAGTTTAACAGCCTTATTTCTAGCTTCATATTCATCTGAAACTGTTGCTCCAAATATTACAAGAGAAGCAAATAAGAAAAAGCCTAACATGATTTGATCAATAAATGCTTTTTTCATTTTTACTCCCTTGTCTATTTTAATGGGTATAAGTCAGCTAAAACTAGAAGTTCCACTATAACCACAGCTAAAAACATCATTGGAACCATTGGGGCAATCTTTTTCTTTCTTATTTGTTGCATATACAAAAGTAATAAACTTTGTAAAATACCAGTAATAAGTAAAAATAAAGCAAAAGATTTTAGAGGTAAAAATAATGCCACTAACATCATATATTTTATATCTCCGCCACCTAAAATAATATTTCTATTTATAAGCATAATTGCACAAAAAAAGATTAGTACAACTAAGGGTAAAACAATAGAACTTATATATATTTTCGAGTCTAAAAATCCAAAAGTTAAAAGCATAATACTCATAGTAATCACAAGGTCATTGGGAACTAAAAACTTTTTGAAGTCAGTGTAAGATAAGAACAAAGAAAATATATAAAAACTTATTGAAAACATAATTGCCCCTTTGGGCTAAACGTAATAAAAGAGTAGATAACTACTCTTTTATTCAGAAGAAGAACTTGTAACTTCACCGATTTTTGAACTTGCAGCAGTTTTAACACCATCAGTTTCAGTTCCAACCCAAGTATTTAAACCAACAACAGCTCCAACACCAACAATAACTAATAACAATGTAACTAGGATTTTATCCATCGCACCTTTTTCGTTTTTTAATCTTCTTTTTAAAAAATTTAGCATAGTATGCTCCTTAAATAAAGTAATGTAATAACAATAAAATAATTTTGTTGAACATGTAGTTGCAGTGTTATATAGTAAGTGGTGCAACCCGGCTATCTTCAACAAGACCCGTGGCTTTCCGTCCCTACCTCGCGATAGGTTTGGCTAGTCAAATATTCATTTGTTATAGTAATTGTTACACATATAAGCTTAAGTGTAACTTAATTTTAAAAGCTTATTTTTAAGAAATAACTTTTTATAGTCAAAGGTTTTTATATAGAAATAGTGACCTTATTTCTTCCATTTTCTTTTGATATATATAGATTATCGTCAGCTGTTTTAAACACCTCTTCTATTAATAAATCTTTATCTTTAAATACAATTCCACCAATAGAAACACTCAAGAAATTATGAGGGTTCTTTTCATGGTTAATTTCTAGAGAATAGATACTTTTTCTTATTGCATTTCCTAAGGTTTCAATCTCTTTAAAGTCATGAAAACAGCTTATGTAAACGAACTCCTCTCCTCCATATCTAAATACAAAATCATTAGCTCTTCTAGCAAATTTATTAAGTACTTTACCTACAGCTTTTAAAGCTTCATCCCCAGCTCTATGA contains the following coding sequences:
- a CDS encoding type II secretion system F family protein; this encodes MNTTLMTYTLTPLLLGVLILVVLLLIQRKKQQQNIVLLSKLDNKAIIEEQHTKKKNNDLTIKLIQAGITYKEYIEARLLFALIGLIIMGVLPFIFSMMVGIISVVVGVLCIVFGGKMYLGISKAERIEKIDRDLGIFLDLVNVILEAGGSLKNAFFEVSRRAQGIIDPELLKEISILEYEMTNYSTKVAYENLKNRVDSKELDKIIDFLILSEETGIGVKNIFAMQSDEMRKTKFYKIKGKVNTLNMYLMLIIFLFVLPAFGAFVVFPIMGGTLTMGI
- a CDS encoding type II secretion system F family protein, with protein sequence MDSLVLFFIVVIPILLVVLSFYLYSFYIKMNQQKIIINTLINTNSKILDKNRTDNNFDAETSWLRKKLRFAGFTANGAEYIFIFICIGFGILASSFIFLVAKSKIIFVCTLFIFMFFPYLFLVKIIKVREEEFNFSLKEIIDKVTSMMKSGVGFEQALKKSIITSKSKLAQKIFNIYINEKSVIGEDKCFEKMFKLVESRELRIFYLTISIGRKSGGKFSNTLEKLRKTLHDQGEIKQEITSSTKEIKVGTYMIIALIVFTYLMMNNALNNSLNAHFFGSDTGKLQMFFIIVWVAFGLFINSLLTKIK
- a CDS encoding CpaF family protein, translating into MRNLRDLIEDQETNSITLKDEIINDVVEVDEIEETKEKINKVKKQVVNSELEFSDIYTNKELYDLALRINDSFLMNLKSDQKITKESLEEVLPEFISSFNNEVRTLKREHLDDIKELVINNIVGYGHISTIFNLAKDGLNDVIVNTKDYIDIIYKGKTEETPFSFRSEDELRKIIDKMLAENNRKIDEAHPIISSKLNDGSRVEVQIPPIAANDGSCVTIRKFNEIPLLLEMLIDSGQMDMKMAYFLVKAAKGKCNIIVSGGTSSGKTTFLNALTRFVDGNEQLMVIEDTKEMQPQMPCHSIRSYEARMPNEEGKGAITLDYLLRSALRSSPRRIIVGECRGPEIVVMLNAMNTGHPGSMTTVHADNTKEALVRIENMYLEARPSANINFIRTQMVSAIDVIIQLVRFPDGTRKLITVSEIERRMEDNGVVALNNVFEFKRDTSDMKKTKGEFQTLATPTRTIDQMNMFGVDIDKRVFDPNFDMPKSMLIEALETDLPSVMCGWKDEYLDVFLDRDSQLLHKWPHFQKMRKE
- a CDS encoding AAA family ATPase is translated as MTLDDFEKKLELNKENSHIHNQIFEMLELFTDLANLEKISYYKYNYEYNDFFYKFTITKDGERVEEPQVKNKSYKLVLRKNKIVYGYIVLYEKLKSTAILRKLLKKIRKYLEFQRELEKKLLGSDISFNIYLFHDEQLDVFAKNLKAGLEGLFNVDVFIDTSIEKHLSEIKSKDTKHIIVYLIDDEKSIKNYENSIKHLNELIIVIGPNDHYLSMYCGKLGIQNYIPINEFKAENIKSIIVNTRNNLINKNKYGNKILALSGISGGIGTTTIAMNMSDLLATKLPDKNILYIDLSTTKAISNLFLENNPLPEKTIIDLINTSEFHLENNLENGLHKIRENFYCITGIQKHIDKEYIEKDIFIEKLLEYISSSSDYFNFIIIDVGIADASNLKSTIYDIVNELWLVTEMNLPHITKVKTFYSLMKRAGLKEKISFIVNRYDSQNAISVGDVTSILNMNSDDKIQFDDFKIPNDYQSLGKCWTYCELASQKAKESLFIKKLDSILESKSFYNKDLKEVKKKESWFSTMFKKSKK
- a CDS encoding DUF4114 domain-containing protein, with protein sequence MKKAFIDQIMLGFFLFASLVIFGATVSDEYEARNKAVKLQEITKLTTRALAKHYMYNEDMEAAEVIANDILSETKIGQELIDNNFISYVWRDLDADGLPNVVTSTIAGYKQDNFWFKFIDKDEFNLPSVNWTEYVTKDESDIISIVMRYGGSNAGYHNMIGTYELDDSRCFSNPALVLVNKEDHEVGDELGSYTNLDTRFFIIPDGYDRFGNRTSTLNSSISINGCEGEIPSVNIDENIDSGDVYFQDTEFNTDDGYDHMHEVGKTYFDLYKQYVSQDITYCSRYRRGRCREYSTRDANWDDWVTYAATNDIDFANDPNDEYIITMEDLPNGGDKDFNDINLDTTKVRVPRSVDTVDIEDGIDVSP
- a CDS encoding prepilin peptidase, with amino-acid sequence MFSISFYIFSLFLSYTDFKKFLVPNDLVITMSIMLLTFGFLDSKIYISSIVLPLVVLIFFCAIMLINRNIILGGGDIKYMMLVALFLPLKSFALFLLITGILQSLLLLYMQQIRKKKIAPMVPMMFLAVVIVELLVLADLYPLK